CGGTTATTTTCGACTTGCCCAGCAGGATGCCCTCGCAGCGGCGTGCTTCCGCGCGCCAGGCCTGGCGCGTCTCGAGTTCCGGCCAGAACGGGTAGGTGCGGCACTGGGCCGGGCGCACCGCGTAGATGCGGCAACGCTTGCCCTCTTCGAGGAACACGCAGTCGCCATTGGCGTGCATGCGGACACTCTCCCGTTCGTCGTCGAAACGGAACACGTAGCGCCGGCGCAACCAGTCCCGGCCGATGCCGAGGAAACGCTGGATGCGGCGCTGCTCGCGGCGGCTGACCTCGATAACGTAGCTGCCGCGGCCGGTACAGCATTTGCCGCAGCCAGTACAGGCGAAACGGCGCTCGAACCCGCTGGAGGAACTCATCCGGCGAGTTTCGCAAAAAGGGATGGGGAAGAAAAGATCCGGAGGAAAATACACGCGTCATCCGCGCCGGTGGCGGCGCGGATGACGGTCCCGTGACGGGCTCAAGGCGCGGACAAACCGCGCGTCACTACCGATCTACACCGGGTTATTGAGATTCGTCTTGAAATCCTCGCCCGGGTGCTCGGTCTGGATTTCAAGATAAGCCTTCTTGTTGTCCTCGCTCTCAAAATAGATCTTGAGGGCATTGTCCCCTTTTCCCTCGACGACGAACGGCTTGCCCTCGGGATTTTTGACATCGGCGCCGGAGATGGGATCAGTCGTTGATGTGCGCATGACATGCTCCTTGGTTTGGCAACAATACGTGCAGGCACTATGCCTCTATGCTTTTACAAATACTCCCGCCTCCCCGGTCTGTCAATGACATAGACCCGGTTCTTGCGGCCCGCTTGTGCGCGTGGCCAGCGGATATTTCCTGCGTATTTTCCTGTGCTTAGCCGGGGAAACCGAGCGCCGGACTATACTTTAAAAAGACACGGGCCAATGTCACAGCCATTTCGCGCGGGCACAGGCCAGGGAACGCACTGATGAACCGCTTCGCCTTCACGAATTTGCCGCTGCGGACCCGCTTTCTGGTCGCCATGGGGATCGTTTTCATCCCGCTTCTCGCGGTGGCGATCGGTTCAAGTATTTTTCTGGGGCATGCCGCCAACACGCTGAACCAGGTCGTCGAACAACCGGTTTACAAGCTGCAGACAACGACTCGGCTGCAAAACCAGATTCGCAAGGCCCATGCCCTGGTCAGGGACTATGCGGCGACGCCGCGTTATACCCTGAAAGACCAGTTCGAATCCGAGGCGCGAGCCGCGGAAGCCGTGTTCATCGAGATGCTGGGGAAACCCTTTTTCGGACCGCGGGAACAAACCCTGCTCGCCAACGCCCGGCGCGAATGGAAAGACAGCATGGTGCTGGCCAACGTCGTCTTTTCATCGGACGCCTCCCGGGCGACGCTGTTCCAGCTGGACCAGCGCGTGAACCAGATCATGTTCACGCTGGAGCAGATGTACGAAACCTTCTATGCCGAAATCAGCGCGCAACGCACGCAGATCAACGAATCCGAGAAAGGTTTTTTACTGATCATTTCAGCCACGGTGGGGCTGGGCCTGTTGATCGCCATGGCCGGCGCCGCGTGGCTGGCGCGTTCCGTGCTGGTGCCGCTGCGCGAATTCGAGAAAGGCGTGGCGCACTTCTCCAACGAGAACCTTTCCTATCGCCTGACGCTGAATAACCAGGATGAAATCGGGCGGCTCGCGCTGGAATTCAACGCCATGGCCGAGCGGTTGCTGGCGCACCGGCACAAGCTGGAGGAGCTGTCCGTCCGTGACGGCCTGACCGGCCTCTATAACCGGCGCGAACTCGAAAAGCGCCTGCAGCAGGAAATCCAGCGCGCCCGCCGTTACCGCCGGCCGCTGTCGGTGCTGATGCTGGACATCGACCATTTCAAAAACGTCAACGATCGCTATGGGCACCAGGCGGGCGACGAGGCGCTGATCACCGTTGCCGATCTGATCCAGCTGAACGTACGGCCGGTGGACGTGGTGTGCCGTTACGGCGGCGAGGAACTCGCGGTGATACTTCCCGAAACGGACTCGGAAGGCGCACACACGGTCGCCGAGCGCATCCGCGGCACGGTGGAGGATTCCGTCACCACGACCCCCCAGGGCGACACGATCCACGTCACGGTCAGCATCGGCCTCGCTGTCTTCCCCCGGGATGGTGACACCGCCGCCAGTCTCATTCACGCCGCCGACCAGGCGCTTTACGCCGCCAAGCAGGAAGGGCGCAACCTCGTGCGTAGTCATTAGACTACGCGTCCACTGTCGGTGTTACCGACCCCTTCGCAGCCTGTGTAACTGCTGTTCCGCCTCGGCCAATTCGTCGCTGGAAATTTTCTCCTTCAGGCGCTCGAACGGCACGCGCGCCGACTCGTTGCCGGAACTCAGCGCGACGTTGTACCAGACGAAGGCGCCGACGAGATTGTGCGGCGCGCCACGACCGCTCTCATACATTTGCGCCAGTGTGAACTGCGCGTTGCCATCGCCGCTGAGGGCGGCCTGGCGCGTCCAGAAGAAGGCCTTGCGCTCGTCGCGGGCGCGGGCGGGGCCGTCAAGGTACAACCGGCCGACGCGTTCCTGCGCCACGGCGTCGCCTTGCTTCGCCGCCTCGAACAGCTTGACCAGTTCTTCCGGCACCTGTTGCTGATCCGGCAGGCTGGTCGTGGCGTCTCGCGCCTGAACCGACGCGGATGACGTGTCTTGCCGATTCACCAGCTTGTAGGCAGCCAGAACAGCCAGCAATCCGATGGTCGCAAAAACGGCGGTCTTCCGCAGGCGGGGCCCCTGTCGCGGCGGGGCGCCGGGCTGCACCAGTGCGCGCTGAAGTTCAGCGGCACTGGCAAATCGCCGTGCCGGGTCTTTTTCCAGACAACGCAGCACCACGGCCTCAAGATGCGGCGGGGTGGTGGGGAGAAATTTTCTTGGAGGCTGCGGTTTCTCCTTGAGTTGCTTGAGCGCAATTTCCACCGGGGTGGCGCCGGAAAACGCGCGCCGGCCAGTCAGGCATTCGTAGAGAATGAGCCCCAGCGCATACAGGTCCACACGCTGATCCACCGCCTTGCCCTGCGATTGTTCCGGGGCCATGTATTCGGGCGTGCCCATGATGGTGCGCGCCGTGGCGGTGTCACTGTCCAGGGCACGCGCAATGCCGAAATCCAGCAGCTTCACCAGGCCATCGCGGCCGAGCATGACGTTCTCCGGTTTCAAGTCCCGATGCACCACGCCCCGGGCATGCGCCTCGCCCAGACCGGCTGTGATCTGGCGTGCCAGGTCGATGGTGCGCTCGGGCGTCAGCTTGCCCGCGCGCTTGAGCCAGGCGCGCAGACTCTCGCCATCCACATGCTCCATCGTGAAATACGCCAGATCATCGACGCGATTGAAATCGTAAATGCGGCAGACGTTCTTGTGCGTGATGCGATGCGCCAGGCGGATTTCGTTCTTGAAGCGCTCCATCATGGCCGGGTCGCGCGCAATCTCCGGCCGCAGCAGCTTGAGCGCCAGGATCTCATTGGTTTCGCGGTCACGCACGCGGTACACCATGCCCATGCCACCGTCGCCCAGCGCCTCCATGACCTCGTAACGCGCCGCCAGTGTCTCGGCGATGTTCTGCGCAGCGCCGGGCGTCACCGCCGGCGAGTGCGAAAGAATCTGGGTTTTGATGTCGGACGATTGCATGCCAGGGGTTCAGGTACCGCCGGGGTGCCGGCACATATTTTCACAAGTATAGGCAAGGTGCGGGCACGCGCACCCGCCGATGCCCCCTGTTCCAGACAAAAAAAGCCCGCTTTCGCGGGCTTTTTTGTTACTGAACGGTTCAGGGCTTATTTCTTCGCCGCGATCTCCTCGAGCTGGGTGGCGCGGATGATGTTGCCATCGAGCGCCGCTTCCTTGGCCGTCGCGCCGTAGGCCACCGCCATGAGCTGGGAGTAGTACACCACCGGTATCTTGAACTTGGTGCCGTACTTCTTGTTGATCTGGCCCTGGTACACCTCGACGTTCATCTGGCACACCGGGCAGGGCGTGACGATCATGTCGGCGCCGTGGTCGTAGGCCGACTCGATGATCTTCTTGATCTGCGCCTGGCTCTTCTCCGGTTCGCTGAAGGCGAGCGCGCCGCCACAGCAGGTGACCTTCTGCTCGTACTTGTCGAGCGCCTGGGCGCCCATGGTCTCGGTGAGCTTGTCGAGA
The DNA window shown above is from Sulfuricaulis limicola and carries:
- a CDS encoding diguanylate cyclase, which produces MNRFAFTNLPLRTRFLVAMGIVFIPLLAVAIGSSIFLGHAANTLNQVVEQPVYKLQTTTRLQNQIRKAHALVRDYAATPRYTLKDQFESEARAAEAVFIEMLGKPFFGPREQTLLANARREWKDSMVLANVVFSSDASRATLFQLDQRVNQIMFTLEQMYETFYAEISAQRTQINESEKGFLLIISATVGLGLLIAMAGAAWLARSVLVPLREFEKGVAHFSNENLSYRLTLNNQDEIGRLALEFNAMAERLLAHRHKLEELSVRDGLTGLYNRRELEKRLQQEIQRARRYRRPLSVLMLDIDHFKNVNDRYGHQAGDEALITVADLIQLNVRPVDVVCRYGGEELAVILPETDSEGAHTVAERIRGTVEDSVTTTPQGDTIHVTVSIGLAVFPRDGDTAASLIHAADQALYAAKQEGRNLVRSH
- a CDS encoding serine/threonine-protein kinase, with translation MQSSDIKTQILSHSPAVTPGAAQNIAETLAARYEVMEALGDGGMGMVYRVRDRETNEILALKLLRPEIARDPAMMERFKNEIRLAHRITHKNVCRIYDFNRVDDLAYFTMEHVDGESLRAWLKRAGKLTPERTIDLARQITAGLGEAHARGVVHRDLKPENVMLGRDGLVKLLDFGIARALDSDTATARTIMGTPEYMAPEQSQGKAVDQRVDLYALGLILYECLTGRRAFSGATPVEIALKQLKEKPQPPRKFLPTTPPHLEAVVLRCLEKDPARRFASAAELQRALVQPGAPPRQGPRLRKTAVFATIGLLAVLAAYKLVNRQDTSSASVQARDATTSLPDQQQVPEELVKLFEAAKQGDAVAQERVGRLYLDGPARARDERKAFFWTRQAALSGDGNAQFTLAQMYESGRGAPHNLVGAFVWYNVALSSGNESARVPFERLKEKISSDELAEAEQQLHRLRRGR
- a CDS encoding YkgJ family cysteine cluster protein, whose amino-acid sequence is MSSSSGFERRFACTGCGKCCTGRGSYVIEVSRREQRRIQRFLGIGRDWLRRRYVFRFDDERESVRMHANGDCVFLEEGKRCRIYAVRPAQCRTYPFWPELETRQAWRAEARRCEGILLGKSKITVRAE